The genomic stretch GTCGGTTAGTGACAGTAATATTATTCAAGCTTGTCCGCCTTGCCAGCAGGGCCAGCGAGCTTCGCCAGCCATTTATCCCAAATCCAAGGCGTTTGTTCGTTGTCTTCCGCCTCTTCTTTTCGTCTCACTGCATTGCGCACCATCATGGCACCCAACCAACGAAACGGCTCTGGTGGAAATTGCCCTAACGGACCTTTCGCCAAGCCGCACTGGCTCCATTCGTTCTCGATTCCCAACACCAAAGAGGACAAAATCTTGCCCCCCATGCGCGTTTGAGCCACGCCATTGCCTGAATAACCAAAACCGTAGAAAACATTACTTTGTCCTGCTAAGTGATCGAAAAAAGGGAAACCCGTGGCAGAACGATCCGAACCACCTGTCCAACTGTAAGCAAATTCTTCGCCTTTTAAGCTTGGAAAGAGCTTATCGAAGGAACGACGTAGCAAATCTTGGTAGCGTGTAGCACGCTGGAACATCGGCTCTACCGCATTGTTATAGGAAAAATGGTTCCCCCCCTTTCCAAGCATTAAGCGGCCATCAACCGTATCGCGGTAATAATGCACAAAAATTCGCGAGTCCAACACGCTGCTTCCTACCTTCCAACCAGCATCAGCGAAAGCTTCAGGTGCAAGCGGTTGGGTAATCACCATATCTGACGAGACCACCACGATACTGCGCTTAAATTGCGGAAACTGTTCCACCATCCAAGCATTCAGCGCAAGAACCACTTGCTGTGCATAAATTTCCCCTTGAGGCGTAGTGACTTTCGCTGGTTCTCCATATGCTAACGCTGTCATTGGTGTGTGTTCATAGATCTGCACGCCCAT from Vibrio vulnificus NBRC 15645 = ATCC 27562 encodes the following:
- a CDS encoding FAD-dependent oxidoreductase, whose amino-acid sequence is MRNVNATEQSDSSSSHSHPSFWFKQAIEQEQPPSAKPLQGPLETDVLIVGGGYTGLWTAIMLKEQAPEKQITVIEKGLCGSGASGANGGCMLTWSTKYPTLKRLFGEAHAKWLVEQSEQAVLDIEAFCQRHQIDAQLSSKGVYYTATNSAQKGALQPVVAELERLNINSWRHCEQHELATHSGSPRNVDGHYSAIAATVQPAMLARGLRKVAIEMGVQIYEHTPMTALAYGEPAKVTTPQGEIYAQQVVLALNAWMVEQFPQFKRSIVVVSSDMVITQPLAPEAFADAGWKVGSSVLDSRIFVHYYRDTVDGRLMLGKGGNHFSYNNAVEPMFQRATRYQDLLRRSFDKLFPSLKGEEFAYSWTGGSDRSATGFPFFDHLAGQSNVFYGFGYSGNGVAQTRMGGKILSSLVLGIENEWSQCGLAKGPLGQFPPEPFRWLGAMMVRNAVRRKEEAEDNEQTPWIWDKWLAKLAGPAGKADKLE